DNA sequence from the Podospora pseudocomata strain CBS 415.72m chromosome 2 map unlocalized CBS415.72m_2.2, whole genome shotgun sequence genome:
ACCTGGAAGCATAGCGGGCGAGCAAAGAGGAAAGAATATGAAGATTAATGTGTACTGTCAAGTGTATGCATGCatgtttgttgtggtggtgcccCCAGGCAAAAGTTGGTGACATGGTGAGATGTTGAGATGTGGAAAGGGGTGGGGTTTGGtaagggggtgatgggtaATGTTgaaaggggtgggtggtttgCTGAGTGTGGTAGAGGGGGCTTGATGGGCAATGTGGTACGGGGGTGATGTGAAAGGAGAGCATTACACCCTTGATTACCTACCAGGTGGGCAGGCAGGACTTATCGCCAACTGTGCTGCTACCTTTTACATAGGTATCTCCAGGTCGGTGACGGTCTGGCTGTACAGCAATTGGGGACCTGCTTGATGGAAAGAGGGACGGATGTAACGGCATTGGTGTCTGAGGGCAACGATTGGCGGAAGAACAGCATCGTTTTTGCTGCTTGAGAGTATTTAGCCGCGAGCCTCTTTTCGTTCCCCTCATGGCTTGTCCCCTTGCATGCAGGCAGTGACAGTGACAGTTGACCCCTCACTCACCCCAAGCcggtcgacgacgatgatgtaTTCTTCCAGACCGTCTGATTGAGCTGTCGTCCGTAGCCGGATAGCGGGTAGATGGACAGTCGCAACATGGTTCTCCACGTGGGGGGATGGTCTAGACAGGGAATATATACCCCCAATTGATAACcctctcctcaaccacctgTTATCACCTTCCATTCTctttgctctcctccttgccgtccACTTCTttcaacaacatcagcatcatgacctccacccccagcccccaAGGCCTGAACCTAGGCtactcccacccccaccccttctccctcattTCACTTTCCACCCGCTCCTCCGTCCAAGCGTTGCtgacctccctcctcgaccccttGCTGCCATTTTTCTCACCGCTGAAATCCCGTATCAAGTGCCCGGGCGCCACCGCGGTGAGGTTTGATCAGTCGGCCTCGGAAGTGGAGGGCATATGCCGCCCGCTGTGGGGGCTTGCGTGCTTGctggcgggagggggggggtatCATGCGGCAGAGTactgggtggaggggatAAGAAACGGGGTTGATcccgagggggaggagtatTGGGGGTATCCGAGGGATAATGACcagaggatggtggagatgtgCCCTTTGGGGTTTGCGCTTGCCGTGGTGCCAGGGATatgggaggggttgggagataaggggaggagggatctGGAGAGTTGGTTGGGGAATAGTATCAATGAGAAGAAGTAAGTCTTGCCTGCTCTGGGATGGGAAGGTagggagaaaggggagggggggggggctgaCGCGTAGGGTACCTACAGCATGCCGGACACGAACTGGTTGTGGTTTAGGGTTTTTGCGAATCTTGGGCTGAAGAAGAATGGGGGAAAGTATAGCcaggagaggttggataGGGATGTTGAGCATCTGGAAACTTTTTAcagaggggatggatggagtAATGACGGGCCAGAGGGAATTCATCGTTTGTTTTCCCTCCCTTGCTCAAACCCGGCAAACATGACTGACGGATGTCGAAAACAGAAATGGACtactactcctcctccttcgccatccacttcctccaactcctctaCGCCAAACTCGCCGGCCACGACGAGCCCTCCCGCGCGGCCGAGTTCAAGAAGCGGGCGCAAATGGCCGCCCTCGACCTAGCTCACTATTACGACACAGAAGGCCGGTCCATCCCCTTTGGCCGGTCGGTAGGCTACCGCTTTGCCATGGTCTCCTTCTGGGGAGCGATTGCCTACGCCGATGTTGAACTCCCGAAACCGCTGACgtgggggatggtgaagggGATTGTGATGAGACATCTCCGGTGGTGGCAGACGCAGGCTGACATgtggagcagcagcgggaCGTTGACGATTGGGTATAGTTATCCGAATATGTACATGGCTGAGAATTACAACAGTCCTGGGTCGCCGGTGAGTCctgtttccccccctcccttttttttttctttctttttttctttttttcttcatttttttttttgacaaGAGACCAAAAAGGTTGATAATATGGGGAACAGTACTGGGCTTGTCTGGCGTTTATCTGTCTCGCCGTCCCCGAGACGCACCCCTTTTGGACTTCGGAAGAACAAGACCACTGGGGTGTGCTGCCCCCGGTGAAGGCTCTGCCTCAGCCGGGCCACATCATGGTCAGCCTCGGAACccacaccttcctcctctcctccggcCAAGCCTGCTCCTACCCCATGAAAGGCACCCACGCCAAATACGGCGGCTTCGCCTACTCGTCCTCCTACGCCTACTCCGTCCCCCCCGGGCTCTTCACACTGGAGCAATACGCCCTAGCCTCCCAACTCGGCCTTTCCGACGACGGGGGCGAGTACTGGAAAACCAGAAGGCTGTCAGCCTCCCAGCTCAAAACAGCACCAGATGGGACCCCGTTCCTCATCTCAGAGTGGAAGCCTTTTGTGGATGTCCACGTCAAGACGTATCTCCTTCCGCCTGTTCCAGGAGCGACGGAGAACTACCATTTCCGGGTTCATCACATCTGGGCCGAGGGAAGGGAGGTCATGACGGCTGATGGGAGTTTTGCCATCTGCAATGAGTCGACGCTGCGGGAGTCAAAGGGGCGGTATTTGGATTTGTGGGATGAGTccaagggggaggggacgagTCCAAAGCTGATTGGGAATTATGATCTTGCTACTCCTGAGGCGTGGGCAGACGGCCAAAAGGGGGCGTTTGCGGTTCATAAGACCAAGGGTGCGGTCGGGATCAGGGCTTTGGAGGGCGGGAGTATAAGGAAGGCGAACTTGGTGAATGCcgaccccaacagcaacctgGTCGAGAGCAGGACTGCTATCCCGACGTTGCAGGggacggtgaagaagggggaaaaggttTGGTATGTCGGTGGGATTTATGCCCGCCCGGGCGGGAAGCCAGAGGAATTTCTGAGCGGGTGGGACAAGATTCCCGAGCTGCCGGGGTggctgaaggaggagattgaaAAGTCATCTTGAGGTCCGAGTTGGGTAATGAAGTTATGATTTGAAAAGTAACAAGAACGCTAGGTGGTTGAATGAACCAGATTATGCAAAGATGCAAGAGATACGTGTGAATCCCCTTGTTGAATGCTCATGTGCCCCTTTTTCAGTTTTCGAGACCAAGAATCCACTCAGGAAGCCTTTGCAAAGTCATGGACAAACTtggccagcttctcggcgcCTTCCAGAGGGATGGAGTTATAGTTGGAGGCACGGATGCCGCCGACGCTGCGGTGGCCCTTGAGACCAGTCAAGCCCAAGACGGCGGCAGCCTTGAGGAAGCTCTTTTCTGTCTCGTCTGTGTCTCCGTTCTGGGGTTCAGAGTTAGCATCAAGCTTCTTGGTCAACTTATGGGAAGCTAAAATTCACCTTTGTCACCCTAAAGCAAATGTTCATCTTTGACCTGACGGTCTTGTCAGGAACAATGCGGTACACATCTGGGTGGGCCTCCAGAGCGCCGTAGATGAGagaagccttcttctcagcaacagcctgtTGGCCGTCGACCTTGTCGGGGTAGGTGTtgaggagcttcttgagaACCTGACCGGCAATGTAGACGCTGTCCTCCGTCAGTACACTCTCAGGGATGGCGGGGTAACAGGCATACTCACTCAAAGATGCTCAGAGTGTTGTACAAGCTGTTGTTTTTGGCAATAATCTCGTACTgcaagatgatggggggaATTGGCAAGCCGAGCTTCCGGAGAAGAGGAGCGCTGGGCTGGACCgtgtgaggggggaggaagctcttcttgaggatggcaaCAGTGACACCAGTAGAGCCGAGGTTTTTTTGGGCACCAAAGAAGATGAGAGAGTAGTTGTTGACTGGGATGCGGCGGGACAGAATGTTGGAGGACATGTCGGCCACCACGATAGGACCGTTTCCGTTGGCATCAGGGGTGAGGACCGAAGGGAAGGCCGGGAACTCGACGCCGTCGACTGTCTCGTTGTCGCAGAAGTAGACATAGGCGGCGTCCTTGCTGAGCTTCCATGTCGACTCATCGGGAATCTTGCCAAACTTGCCATCGTTGATGGTGCGGGCGTCAGCAACGAGGTTGACATACTCGGGGCCCAAGAGtctttgagcttcttggtaAGCCTTGAGGGACCAGCCACCGGTGACGATGTAATCGACCTTGAGCTCTGTCTCGACCTTCTTGCGGAGAGCAGCCAGGATagcctcttcatcatcaccgagctCCTTCTCGAGAGCGGCGTGTTGTCTGCTCACCCAGGCGCCAACAAGGTTGTAGACTGAGGCGGCGAACTCTCCGGTACCACCGGCTTGCATGAAGATGACCTCATAGTTCTCGGGAGAGAACTCGAGGTAGTTGGCCAGGTCGGCCTTGgcctcgttgatgatgttggtggccAGCTCAGAGCGATGACTGTGCTCGGCGATGCCGAGACCAGTGCCATTGTAGTCAAGGAGGGCCTTGGAGGCAGCTTCCAGGACGTCGGTGGGAAGAGCGGCAGGGCCGGCGCCAAAGTATGTGATGTCGGCGCGAGAAGGCATTTTGTTGTGTGTCTTGTAGCACAAGAGATTTATTACAATGACTCTTTCCAAGAGTTCTCTTTGTCTTCAGTGGATGGCGGGGCATCTTTCTTTTATGAATGTGGACCCCGCATCGCCCACCTCACTCACCCACTCCCCTGTCCTGTCTGGACCCTaagccagccagcaacgCAGCATGACAGTAGGCGATCCGAAACCGGGGCTTTTCTTTCAATGGAAAGCTGTCAGAAATGACGCGACTCGTGCCTTTTCCCCAGACTTTTACGCAAGTGTTTTACAGGGGGTTAATGTCAGTCGCAGTGGCTTCCCGTGGGGCGTGGGGTTGTTCACAGGGCTCCAGGGGAATCATTGCCTGCCGGAAGAGAACCTTTTCAGAGGGGGTTGAGTGGAAGTGGGGGTCTTGCAGCGCCGAGACCGtttgatggcggggttgc
Encoded proteins:
- a CDS encoding uncharacterized protein (CAZy:GH154; EggNog:ENOG503NZ89; COG:S); its protein translation is MTSTPSPQGLNLGYSHPHPFSLISLSTRSSVQALLTSLLDPLLPFFSPLKSRIKCPGATAVRFDQSASEVEGICRPLWGLACLLAGGGGYHAAEYWVEGIRNGVDPEGEEYWGYPRDNDQRMVEMCPLGFALAVVPGIWEGLGDKGRRDLESWLGNSINEKNMPDTNWLWFRVFANLGLKKNGGKYSQERLDRDVEHLETFYRGDGWSNDGPEGIHQMDYYSSSFAIHFLQLLYAKLAGHDEPSRAAEFKKRAQMAALDLAHYYDTEGRSIPFGRSVGYRFAMVSFWGAIAYADVELPKPLTWGMVKGIVMRHLRWWQTQADMWSSSGTLTIGYSYPNMYMAENYNSPGSPYWACLAFICLAVPETHPFWTSEEQDHWGVLPPVKALPQPGHIMVSLGTHTFLLSSGQACSYPMKGTHAKYGGFAYSSSYAYSVPPGLFTLEQYALASQLGLSDDGGEYWKTRRLSASQLKTAPDGTPFLISEWKPFVDVHVKTYLLPPVPGATENYHFRVHHIWAEGREVMTADGSFAICNESTLRESKGRYLDLWDESKGEGTSPKLIGNYDLATPEAWADGQKGAFAVHKTKGAVGIRALEGGSIRKANLVNADPNSNLVESRTAIPTLQGTVKKGEKVWYVGGIYARPGGKPEEFLSGWDKIPELPGWLKEEIEKSS
- the SER1 gene encoding Phosphoserine transaminase (EggNog:ENOG503NUNH; COG:E; BUSCO:EOG09262B1U), whose amino-acid sequence is MPSRADITYFGAGPAALPTDVLEAASKALLDYNGTGLGIAEHSHRSELATNIINEAKADLANYLEFSPENYEVIFMQAGGTGEFAASVYNLVGAWVSRQHAALEKELGDDEEAILAALRKKVETELKVDYIVTGGWSLKAYQEAQRLLGPEYVNLVADARTINDGKFGKIPDESTWKLSKDAAYVYFCDNETVDGVEFPAFPSVLTPDANGNGPIVVADMSSNILSRRIPVNNYSLIFFGAQKNLGSTGVTVAILKKSFLPPHTVQPSAPLLRKLGLPIPPIILQYEIIAKNNSLYNTLSIFDVYIAGQVLKKLLNTYPDKVDGQQAVAEKKASLIYGALEAHPDVYRIVPDKTVRSKMNICFRVTKNGDTDETEKSFLKAAAVLGLTGLKGHRSVGGIRASNYNSIPLEGAEKLAKFVHDFAKAS